The Agromyces sp. LHK192 genome includes a window with the following:
- a CDS encoding DUF4157 domain-containing protein has translation MRIHDEERGVDVVAHDRSSRQDDASFAGLAQRRADVLGPASMLRLQRDAGNSAVSGLVAEQEDEHAGHDHGAERSPVLDVVQGGGGSPLESGVRDDMESRLGADFSDVRVHTGSDAHASAQSVGAHAYTVGNNVVFQRDAFDTSSTAGRTTLAHELTHVMQQRSGPVDGTPSGGGVSVSDPGDRYEVAASENAARVMSEPAPIQRETDASAPGAAASVQREGEEEEPVQGSFVQREEAPEEEEEAVQGSFVQREEAPEEEAEEA, from the coding sequence ATGCGCATCCACGATGAGGAACGCGGCGTCGACGTCGTCGCGCACGATCGGTCGAGCCGGCAGGACGACGCGTCGTTCGCCGGACTCGCCCAGCGCCGCGCCGACGTGCTCGGCCCGGCGTCGATGCTGCGCCTGCAGCGCGACGCGGGCAACAGCGCGGTGAGCGGGCTCGTCGCCGAGCAGGAGGACGAACATGCCGGGCACGACCACGGCGCCGAGCGCTCGCCCGTGCTCGACGTCGTGCAGGGCGGAGGCGGTTCACCGCTGGAGAGCGGGGTCCGCGACGACATGGAGTCGCGGCTCGGAGCCGACTTCTCGGACGTCCGCGTGCACACGGGGTCGGATGCGCACGCGTCGGCGCAGTCGGTCGGCGCGCACGCGTACACGGTGGGCAACAATGTCGTGTTCCAACGCGACGCGTTCGACACGTCGTCGACGGCCGGGCGTACGACGCTCGCCCATGAACTGACCCACGTCATGCAGCAGCGTTCGGGCCCCGTCGACGGGACCCCGTCGGGAGGCGGTGTGAGCGTGTCGGATCCGGGGGATCGGTACGAGGTCGCCGCGTCCGAGAACGCCGCCCGCGTGATGAGCGAACCGGCACCGATCCAGCGCGAGACGGATGCCTCGGCCCCCGGGGCAGCCGCGTCGGTCCAGCGCGAGGGCGAGGAGGAGGAACCCGTGCAGGGTTCGTTCGTGCAGCGCGAGGAGGCTCCCGAGGAGGAGGAAGAGGCCGTGCAGGGTTCGTTCGTGCAGCGCGAGGAGGCTCCCGAGGAGGAGGCCGAGGAAGCCTGA